From Rhodothermales bacterium, the proteins below share one genomic window:
- a CDS encoding glycosyltransferase family 4 protein, with protein sequence MTQARPIVMLDALVDNDYSLCLCNGLVEAGADIRLVTVEGRRVALPVAFPMLGWAPPKAGPRGAVAKFVHYLRYWRRVLALGRSIRRQGGVLHFQFFRRERIDSLFVVLLHWMGVRLVHTAHNIVPHEHSPIDRRLKRLVYRSVDGIVVHSAYIKRALLEAFDVPADKVHVVPHGNFDHYLPEVLPDRQAARASLGLEPGDTVLLFFGYIRKYKGLDLLLDAFEQVAAAQPGARLVIAGQPHTAAEAAEYRDRIERHPAASRIIFHGRFIENSEVAAYFTAADLVALPYRHIYHSGLVHLAFSFGKAVIATRVGDFPETIDDGETGLLVEGGSPAALASGILDAIADPDHLHMMGARARHISATRYAWKDIGEQTRAVYASLDR encoded by the coding sequence ATGACGCAGGCCCGGCCGATCGTGATGTTGGATGCGCTGGTCGACAACGACTACAGCCTGTGTCTCTGCAACGGACTCGTCGAAGCCGGCGCGGACATTCGCCTGGTGACCGTGGAGGGCCGGCGTGTCGCGCTGCCGGTCGCGTTTCCGATGCTGGGGTGGGCGCCGCCGAAGGCCGGCCCACGCGGGGCCGTGGCCAAGTTCGTGCACTATCTGCGCTACTGGCGGCGCGTGCTGGCGCTGGGGCGATCGATTCGCCGGCAGGGCGGCGTGCTGCATTTTCAGTTTTTTCGCCGCGAGCGGATCGACAGCCTGTTTGTCGTGCTGCTGCACTGGATGGGGGTCCGCCTGGTGCATACGGCGCACAACATCGTGCCGCATGAGCATTCGCCGATCGACCGCCGGCTCAAGCGCCTCGTCTATCGCAGCGTCGACGGGATCGTCGTGCACTCGGCGTATATCAAGCGGGCGTTGCTGGAGGCGTTCGACGTGCCGGCGGACAAGGTGCATGTCGTCCCGCACGGCAACTTCGATCACTACCTCCCCGAGGTGCTGCCGGATCGCCAGGCCGCGCGCGCGTCGCTGGGCCTCGAGCCGGGGGATACCGTGCTCCTGTTCTTCGGCTACATCCGCAAATACAAGGGGCTCGATCTGCTGCTCGACGCCTTCGAGCAGGTGGCGGCCGCGCAGCCGGGCGCCCGGCTGGTGATCGCCGGCCAGCCGCACACGGCCGCCGAGGCGGCGGAGTACCGGGACCGTATCGAGCGGCATCCGGCGGCCTCGCGCATCATTTTCCACGGCCGTTTTATCGAAAACAGCGAGGTTGCCGCCTATTTCACGGCCGCCGACCTGGTGGCCCTGCCGTACCGCCACATTTACCACAGCGGTCTGGTGCATCTGGCCTTCTCCTTTGGGAAGGCTGTTATTGCAACGCGGGTTGGCGACTTCCCCGAGACGATCGACGACGGGGAGACGGGGTTGCTGGTGGAGGGCGGCTCGCCGGCCGCGCTGGCGTCCGGCATCCTCGATGCGATCGCCGACCCGGATCACCTGCACATGATGGGCGCCCGGGCGCGACACATCAGCGCCACGCGGTATGCCTGGAAGGACATCGGCGAACAGACGCGGGCCGTGTACGCGTCGTTGGATCGCTAA